One Oncorhynchus kisutch isolate 150728-3 linkage group LG13, Okis_V2, whole genome shotgun sequence DNA window includes the following coding sequences:
- the LOC109884648 gene encoding growth hormone secretagogue receptor type 1-like, protein MDVSALGSGSSCSEDCVLGSGCLEDCGNQSDQTDWEWEDFSGAELVCVTAVCVLLLALGITGNMLTILVVWLRPHLRSTTYLYLSSMAVSDLLILLLMPLDLYYKLWRFRPWDLGDAVCKLSVFISESCTYSSILHITALSLERYLAVCRPLTAKTLVTRTRVRTLIGCLWVVAVISAGPVFAIVGVEELGGGEGESECRCTDYAVSSGLLGAMMWLSNLYFLVPLGILGVVYGLIGRKLWLRPQRSSRDRAQRHTIKMLGMIVLAFVLCWLPFHVGRTLFSVTLGSSADMYYISQYFNLVSFVLFYLSAAVNPILYNTMSARYRHAVRSLLRSHTPRSHHPPPTPQHSTTTL, encoded by the exons ATGGACGTGTCAGCGCTGGGCAGTGGGAGCAGCTGTTCAGAGGATTGTGTGCTAGGGTCTGGCTGTCTGGAGGACTGTGGGAACCAGAGTGACCAGACTGACTGGGAATGGGAGGACTTCAGTGGGGCTGAGCTGGTGTGTGTGACAGCcgtgtgtgtgctgctgctggCCCTGGGCATCACGGGAAATATGTTAACCATCCTGGTAGTTTGGCTCCGGCCACACCTGAGAAGCACCACCTACCTCTACCTGAGTAGTATGGCCGTCTCCGACCTCCTCATACTGCTTCTGATGCCTTTAGATCTGTACTACAAG CTGTGGAGGTTCCGGCCCTGGGATCTGGGTGATGCAGTGTGTAAGCTGAGTGTGTTCATCAGTGAGAGTTGTACCTACTCCTCCATCCTCCACATCACCGCCCTTTCTCTGGAGCGCTACCTCGCTGTCTGTCGACCACTCACAGCCAAGACCCTGGTCACACGGACCCGCGTCCGCACTCTCATTGGTTGCCTGTGGGTTGTGGCCGTGATCAGCGCCGGGCCGGTGTTTGCTATAGTAGGGGTAGAGGagctggggggaggggagggggagagcgagTGTCGCTGTACGGACTACGCCGTCTCCTCAGGCCTGCTGGGGGCCATGATGTGGCTCTCCAACCTCTACTTCCTGGTGCCGCTGGGCATTCTGGGAGTTGTGTATGGTCTGATCGGCAGGAAGCTTTGGCTCCGCCCACAACGCAGCAGCCGAGACCGCGCCCAGCGACACACCATCAAGATGCTCG GGATGATCGTGCTGGCGTTTGTTCTGTGTTGGCTGCCGTTCCACGTTGGTCGGACGTTGTTCTCTGTGACTCTGGGCTCCAGCGCTGATATGTACTACATCTCTCAGTACTTTAACCTGGTCTCCTTTGTGTTGTTCTACCTCAGTGCTGCTGTCAACCCTATCCTCTACAACACCATGTCAGCACGCTACCGCCACGCTGTCCGCAGCCTGCTGCGCTCACACACACCCCGctcccaccaccccccacccacGCCACAACACTCTACCACCACCCTGTAA
- the LOC109884649 gene encoding ictacalcin-like, which produces MSQVQQGMALLISAFHKYSGKEGDKTTLSKGELKDLLNAELGEIMGKNTDQAKVDKIFKDLDANSDGSVDFQEYVTLVACLTMVCNEFFTKK; this is translated from the exons ATGTCACAGGTCCAGCAGGGTATGGCATTGCTCATCTCAGCCTTCCACAAGTACTCTGGCAAGGAGGGCGACAAGACGACCCTGAGCAAGGGAGAACTCAAAGATCTGCTCAATGCTGAGCTTGGAGAGATCATGGGG AAAAACACTGACCAGGCAAAGGTTGACAAGATTTTCAAAGATCTGGACGCTAACTCAGATGGCAGTGTGGATTTCCAGGAGTACGTCACACTGGTGGCCTGCCTCACCATGGTGTGCAATGAGTTCTTCACCAAGAAGTGA
- the LOC116353152 gene encoding ictacalcin-like, whose product MSQVQQGMALLISAFHKYSGKEGDKTTLSKGELKDLLNAELGEIMGKNTDQAKVDKIFKDLDANSDGSVDFQEYVTLVACLTMMCNEFFTKK is encoded by the exons ATGTCACAGGTCCAGCAGGGTATGGCATTGCTCATCTCAGCCTTCCACAAGTACTCTGGCAAGGAGGGCGACAAGACGACCCTGAGCAAGGGAGAACTCAAAGATCTGCTCAACGCTGAGCTTGGAGAGATCATGGGG AAAAACACTGACCAGGCAAAGGTTGACAAGATTTTCAAAGATCTGGACGCTAACTCAGATGGCAGTGTGGACTTCCAGGAGTACGTCACACTGGTGGCCTGCCTCACCATGATGTGCAATGAGTTCTTCACCAAGAAGTGA